Proteins from a single region of Gordonia hongkongensis:
- a CDS encoding DUF4391 domain-containing protein has translation MGDPGVNLLYRWPEAAQFGRRIPKEKFYEHGTVPAAVREKFVAEVRRITWAYKLAEATVNLPGSDTVPEIQVFRIDAKGADVTESVLTAIDKAIPFPIVFEINRVQGGAEHTRMVAAHKQLVSGTPKLSAYYSTGWQPADTGRQPLPTAITLPVLYTALLEPLTPVTVRPGEDMSEVAGRLHAAGKLEREIAALERKLRTEPQFNRKVELRRILKTKQAELDSLR, from the coding sequence ATGGGTGACCCCGGCGTGAACCTGCTCTACCGCTGGCCCGAGGCCGCACAGTTCGGCCGCCGCATCCCGAAAGAGAAGTTCTACGAGCACGGCACCGTCCCCGCCGCGGTGCGGGAGAAGTTCGTCGCCGAGGTGCGCCGCATCACCTGGGCCTACAAACTCGCCGAGGCCACCGTCAACCTGCCCGGCAGCGACACGGTCCCCGAGATCCAGGTGTTCCGGATCGACGCGAAGGGCGCCGACGTCACCGAGTCGGTGCTGACCGCGATCGACAAGGCGATCCCGTTCCCGATCGTCTTCGAGATCAACCGCGTTCAGGGCGGGGCCGAGCACACCCGGATGGTGGCCGCGCACAAACAACTCGTCTCCGGCACACCGAAACTCAGCGCCTACTACTCGACCGGCTGGCAGCCCGCCGACACCGGACGCCAACCGCTGCCGACCGCGATCACCCTGCCCGTCCTCTACACCGCGCTCCTGGAACCGTTGACGCCAGTGACGGTGCGGCCCGGCGAGGACATGTCGGAGGTCGCAGGCAGACTGCACGCGGCAGGAAAGCTCGAACGCGAAATCGCCGCACTGGAGCGCAAGCTCCGCACCGAGCCGCAGTTCAACCGCAAGGTGGAGCTGCGCCGGATCCTGAAAACGAAGCAAGCAGAGTTGGACTCATTGAGATGA
- a CDS encoding site-specific DNA-methyltransferase, with protein MKRQNWPVEKLRMTSPDLTDANVGQLAALFPSVVTETVDADGNPKRAIDFDLLRQELSDHVVEGPQERYQLDWPGKRAAAFAANAPIAKTLRPVREESVDFDTTKNLFIEGDNLDALKLLQESYLGKVKLIYIDPPYNTGNDFVYADDFAESTPEYLARSGQVDDSGAKLVANPESNGRFHSDWLSMMYPRLKLARNLLTSDGVLFVSADDHELANLRRLCDEIFGEANFQADISWQKRYTRSNNTQDFTTVVEHILVYSRSSEFEVNLLPRTDEADGRYSNPDNDPRGPWKGASFLNPATPEQRPNLCYPIANPNTGKVTSPTTNAWRRSKEEFDRLCEEGLLYWGAGGTSAVPSIKMFLSEARGLTPVNFWEHTYAGNTDDGTRNVASLFNAKLFDNPKPVKLLIRILEHATGQDSLILDFFGGSGTTAEAIFAKNAEDGGERRFILVQLDEIPHPKSEAAKAGYQTIAAVARERIRRAGHKVLEDGGVMSGDLDVGFRALRIDTTNMTDVLRSPDETDQLALDELESSIKPHRSGEDLLFQVLLDWGLELTMPISVEQIDGREVFVVEEGALIACFDLEVSPQLVRLIAEREPLRAVFRDSAFASDDARINAEQVFREVSPATDVKAI; from the coding sequence ATGAAGAGGCAGAACTGGCCCGTGGAGAAGCTGCGCATGACGTCCCCAGACTTGACCGACGCGAACGTCGGACAGCTCGCCGCACTGTTCCCCAGCGTCGTCACCGAGACCGTTGACGCCGACGGTAATCCGAAGCGGGCCATCGACTTCGACCTGCTACGTCAGGAGCTGTCCGACCATGTGGTCGAGGGGCCGCAGGAGCGTTACCAGCTCGACTGGCCAGGCAAACGCGCCGCCGCGTTCGCCGCTAACGCGCCCATCGCCAAGACGCTCCGGCCCGTGCGCGAGGAATCCGTCGACTTCGACACCACCAAGAACCTCTTTATCGAAGGCGACAACCTCGACGCACTGAAGCTGCTTCAGGAGTCCTACCTGGGCAAGGTCAAGCTGATCTACATCGATCCGCCGTACAACACGGGGAACGACTTCGTCTATGCGGACGATTTTGCTGAGAGCACGCCGGAATACCTCGCCCGTTCCGGGCAGGTGGATGACTCGGGCGCGAAACTTGTGGCGAACCCCGAATCCAACGGACGGTTCCACTCGGACTGGTTGAGCATGATGTACCCGCGACTTAAGCTCGCGCGCAATCTGCTAACAAGCGACGGCGTCCTCTTCGTATCTGCCGACGATCACGAGTTGGCGAATTTACGTCGCCTCTGCGATGAGATTTTTGGAGAGGCGAACTTCCAAGCAGATATATCGTGGCAGAAGCGATACACACGCAGTAACAACACCCAAGACTTCACAACCGTTGTCGAGCACATCCTCGTTTACAGTCGCTCAAGCGAGTTCGAGGTAAACCTGCTTCCCCGCACGGATGAGGCTGATGGTCGGTACTCGAACCCTGACAACGATCCCCGCGGCCCGTGGAAGGGCGCCTCGTTCCTGAATCCCGCAACGCCTGAACAGCGGCCAAACCTGTGTTACCCGATTGCAAACCCCAATACAGGCAAAGTCACTTCGCCAACTACGAACGCTTGGCGTCGATCCAAGGAAGAGTTCGATCGACTTTGCGAAGAAGGGCTGCTCTATTGGGGAGCAGGCGGAACCTCGGCCGTGCCGTCCATAAAAATGTTCCTCTCGGAAGCACGCGGCTTGACGCCAGTCAACTTCTGGGAACACACGTATGCGGGAAATACTGACGACGGCACCCGCAATGTTGCTTCCCTATTCAATGCCAAATTGTTCGACAATCCGAAGCCGGTCAAGCTGTTAATAAGAATTCTTGAGCACGCGACAGGGCAAGATTCGCTGATCCTCGACTTTTTCGGGGGCTCCGGCACAACAGCCGAGGCAATTTTTGCTAAGAATGCTGAAGACGGGGGAGAGCGCCGATTTATTTTGGTCCAGCTCGATGAGATTCCACACCCCAAGTCTGAAGCCGCCAAGGCTGGCTACCAGACCATCGCTGCCGTCGCTCGCGAGCGCATCCGGCGTGCCGGGCACAAGGTACTTGAGGATGGGGGCGTAATGTCCGGTGACCTGGACGTGGGCTTCCGAGCTCTGCGCATTGACACGACCAACATGACTGACGTGCTGCGGTCACCCGACGAGACGGATCAGTTGGCTCTCGATGAGCTGGAGAGCAGCATCAAACCCCACCGCTCGGGCGAGGACCTGTTGTTCCAGGTCCTGCTCGATTGGGGTCTCGAGCTGACGATGCCGATCAGTGTCGAACAGATCGATGGGCGCGAGGTGTTCGTAGTCGAGGAGGGGGCGCTGATCGCGTGTTTCGACTTGGAGGTCAGCCCTCAGCTCGTGCGTCTCATCGCCGAGCGTGAACCTCTGCGCGCAGTGTTCCGAGATTCCGCTTTCGCCTCGGACGACGCCCGTATCAATGCAGAGCAAGTCTTCCGCGAGGTGTCGCCCGCTACGGATGTGAAGGCGATCTGA
- a CDS encoding type III restriction-modification system endonuclease: MKLQFKFQQYQTDAVDSVVDVFAGQPKHDGISYRVDPGRRRRTGEESLYSDSGLRNAEIALTGAQLLENVHKVQRSRNLPLSAKVEDSKAAPGAPNLDVEMETGTGKTYVYIKTIMELNKRYGWSKFIIVVPSVAIREGVQKSFDVTAEHFQQLYGTKPRSFIYNSSQLHELERFSSDAGVQVMIINIQAFNSSGKDNRRIYDVLDDFQSRRPIDVIKANRPIVIIDEPQKIGADKSLVSLAEFNALMVLRYSATHKVEHTKVHRLDALDAYNQKLVKKIAVRGITVKGLAGSTAYLYVDAIEIGKGANPRARVEIEVQTKTGIKRQVKRLDKGDNLHDISGGIEAYKGLFITNIDANRDALELSNGDVVIAGQLADRDVTEETKRRIQIREVIRAHLDKERELFSRGIKILSLFFIDEVAKYRDYDREDTLGDYARIFEEEYVAIRDDVLGELALDDSTAAHQEYLLRDDVRAVHEGYFSIDKKTKRQVDGKVSGRGDDKGQSTDTDAYDLILKNKERLLSFEEPVRFIFSHSALREGWDNPNVFVMGMLKKSDNTVSRRQEIGRGLRLAVDQHGERMDNPVVVHDINELTVVTDESYTDFVTGLQKEIADSLASRPRKASVKFFTGKTIQTPSGESVVEEALAQALYKYLIKNDYLNDDDTVSETYKQAKETGTLAEPTSEVLRSVIDSVWPLVDALYLDVKVIGEDGRKPKKIPLNEANFAKKEFQALWRRINHKAVYQVEFDSNELIRKCIQTLDSHLNVAAMQYVLIEGLQKDALDAEDLTNTAGFDQTRTRTHTETVTAGSQVKYDLLGEITEKTQLTRRTVAAILGGVTPATFAKFRLNPEQFITEMARLVNEQKATVIVEHLSYDMLEDRFDSAIFTENQTKQDFTQAGDKLRKHVYDYVVTDSQIEQDFVTEIDTSNEVAVYAKLPRGFFIPTPVGDYNPDWAIAFTEGSVKHVYFVAETKGSLSSLQLKGVENAKIECARKFFASINAKNGQDVTYDVVTDYSELMQLVTT, encoded by the coding sequence ATGAAGCTTCAGTTCAAGTTTCAGCAGTACCAGACCGATGCGGTCGACTCCGTTGTCGACGTGTTCGCCGGTCAACCCAAGCACGATGGCATCTCGTATCGAGTCGACCCCGGACGTCGGCGGCGAACCGGTGAGGAGTCGTTGTACTCCGATTCGGGCCTGCGGAACGCAGAGATCGCATTGACCGGTGCCCAGCTGCTGGAGAACGTCCATAAGGTGCAGCGTTCCCGAAACCTTCCGCTGTCGGCCAAGGTGGAGGACAGCAAGGCGGCACCGGGGGCACCCAATCTGGATGTCGAGATGGAGACTGGTACCGGCAAGACCTACGTCTACATCAAGACGATCATGGAACTGAACAAGCGGTACGGCTGGTCGAAGTTCATCATCGTCGTACCGTCGGTGGCGATCCGTGAGGGCGTGCAGAAATCGTTCGATGTCACCGCCGAGCACTTTCAGCAGCTCTATGGAACGAAGCCGCGGTCGTTCATCTACAACTCGTCGCAACTGCACGAGCTGGAGCGGTTCAGCTCCGATGCCGGTGTGCAGGTGATGATCATCAACATCCAGGCGTTCAACTCGTCCGGCAAGGACAACCGCCGCATCTACGACGTGCTCGACGATTTCCAGTCTCGACGGCCGATCGACGTGATCAAGGCCAACCGGCCGATCGTGATCATCGACGAGCCACAGAAGATCGGCGCGGACAAGTCACTCGTATCTCTGGCCGAGTTCAACGCGCTGATGGTGTTGCGCTACTCGGCCACCCACAAGGTCGAGCACACCAAGGTTCACCGCCTGGACGCCCTCGACGCGTACAACCAGAAGCTGGTCAAGAAGATCGCCGTCCGCGGCATCACCGTCAAGGGACTCGCTGGCTCGACCGCGTACCTGTACGTCGATGCCATCGAGATCGGCAAGGGCGCCAATCCTCGTGCCCGGGTCGAGATTGAAGTTCAGACGAAGACTGGCATCAAGCGCCAGGTCAAGCGTCTCGACAAGGGTGACAACCTGCACGACATCTCCGGCGGCATCGAGGCATACAAGGGCCTGTTCATCACCAACATCGACGCCAACCGTGACGCGCTCGAACTGAGCAACGGTGACGTTGTCATCGCCGGTCAGCTCGCCGACCGGGACGTGACCGAGGAAACCAAGCGGCGCATCCAGATTCGCGAGGTGATCCGGGCTCACCTCGACAAGGAGCGGGAGCTGTTCAGTCGGGGTATCAAGATACTCTCGCTGTTCTTCATCGACGAGGTCGCCAAGTACCGCGACTATGACCGCGAGGACACACTCGGCGACTACGCACGGATCTTCGAGGAAGAGTACGTCGCGATCCGCGACGACGTGCTCGGTGAACTCGCCCTTGACGACTCGACCGCCGCGCACCAGGAGTATCTGCTCCGCGACGACGTCCGTGCCGTGCACGAGGGCTACTTCTCCATTGACAAGAAGACTAAGCGGCAGGTCGACGGCAAGGTCAGTGGACGCGGCGATGACAAGGGCCAGTCCACCGACACCGACGCCTACGATCTGATCCTCAAGAACAAGGAACGACTGCTGTCGTTCGAGGAACCGGTGCGGTTCATCTTCTCGCACTCCGCACTGCGCGAGGGCTGGGACAACCCTAACGTGTTCGTCATGGGGATGCTCAAGAAGAGCGACAACACCGTCTCGCGCCGGCAGGAGATCGGTCGCGGTCTGCGGTTGGCGGTCGACCAGCACGGCGAACGCATGGACAACCCGGTCGTCGTGCACGACATCAACGAACTGACCGTCGTCACCGACGAGTCCTACACCGACTTCGTGACCGGACTCCAGAAGGAGATCGCCGACTCGTTGGCGTCGCGGCCACGCAAGGCGAGTGTCAAGTTCTTCACCGGCAAGACCATCCAGACTCCCAGTGGCGAATCCGTCGTGGAGGAGGCGCTTGCGCAGGCGCTGTACAAATACCTGATCAAGAACGACTACCTCAACGACGACGACACGGTTTCCGAGACGTACAAGCAGGCCAAGGAAACTGGCACCCTCGCCGAACCCACTTCGGAGGTGCTGCGGTCGGTCATCGATTCCGTGTGGCCGCTCGTGGATGCGCTGTATCTCGATGTGAAGGTGATCGGTGAGGACGGCCGCAAGCCGAAGAAGATCCCGCTCAACGAGGCCAACTTCGCTAAGAAGGAGTTCCAGGCACTCTGGCGTCGAATCAACCACAAGGCGGTCTACCAGGTCGAGTTCGACTCGAACGAGTTGATCCGCAAGTGCATTCAGACGCTCGACAGCCATCTCAACGTGGCTGCGATGCAGTATGTCCTCATCGAAGGACTGCAGAAGGACGCCCTCGACGCCGAGGATCTGACCAACACGGCCGGATTCGACCAAACGCGGACACGAACTCACACCGAGACGGTCACCGCCGGCTCACAAGTGAAGTACGACCTGCTCGGCGAGATCACCGAGAAGACGCAACTCACCCGACGTACCGTCGCCGCCATCCTGGGCGGAGTCACGCCGGCGACATTCGCGAAGTTCCGGCTCAACCCGGAACAGTTCATTACCGAGATGGCCCGACTGGTCAACGAGCAGAAGGCCACCGTGATCGTCGAGCATCTGAGCTACGACATGCTGGAAGACCGGTTCGACTCGGCGATTTTTACTGAGAATCAGACCAAGCAGGACTTCACGCAGGCTGGCGACAAGTTGCGCAAGCACGTCTACGACTACGTCGTCACCGACTCCCAGATCGAACAGGACTTCGTCACCGAGATCGACACCAGCAACGAGGTCGCGGTCTACGCGAAACTTCCGCGGGGCTTCTTCATCCCGACTCCGGTCGGTGACTACAACCCCGACTGGGCCATCGCATTCACCGAGGGCAGCGTCAAACACGTGTACTTCGTAGCCGAGACGAAAGGCTCACTGTCGAGCTTGCAGCTCAAGGGGGTCGAGAACGCCAAGATCGAGTGCGCACGCAAGTTCTTCGCGTCGATCAATGCGAAAAACGGGCAGGACGTCACATACGACGTCGTCACCGACTACAGCGAACTGATGCAGCTCGTGACCACGTAG
- a CDS encoding N-6 DNA methylase — protein sequence MRQPPSRGSRTFPVSTDWTSAYNTLKPCTEPPFGVEWKTQQRAVDEEYRVRGFAGRFGPGLPRVSDGSLLFLLHLISKMEPVKQNGEGGSRLAIVLNGSPLFTGGAGSGESNIRKWIIENDLLDTIIALPTDMFYNTGISTYIWILDNNKPAERQDTVQLINGADMFGKMRKSLGSKRKYLRDEDIQQIVQLYAEHIDDPGSDERASVSKVFANADFGYRTITVERPLQFEFRIDDTKIDAVLATKAVSKLADDEQEAIRKSLTYLADWEWSNRDAFVADLRDALRDNGFGKPGAPIVKTVWSTIGEHSDAGDVITDRHGNPEPDPALRDTENVPLSEDVAEYFEREVLPHVPDAWIDHDKTKIGYEIPFTRHFYRYVPPRPLEEIQKDLRQLVGEIQEMLKDVGA from the coding sequence GTGAGACAGCCACCGTCACGGGGTAGCCGGACCTTCCCGGTATCGACGGATTGGACTTCGGCTTACAACACGTTGAAACCCTGTACGGAACCGCCGTTCGGTGTGGAGTGGAAAACCCAACAGCGGGCCGTCGATGAGGAGTACCGAGTCCGTGGTTTCGCCGGCCGATTTGGTCCCGGTCTCCCACGGGTCTCCGACGGTTCGCTGCTGTTCCTCCTGCACCTGATCTCCAAGATGGAGCCGGTGAAGCAGAACGGCGAAGGCGGCTCCCGGCTCGCGATCGTCCTCAACGGCTCCCCGCTGTTCACCGGCGGCGCCGGCTCGGGAGAGTCGAACATCCGCAAGTGGATCATCGAGAACGACCTGCTCGACACGATCATCGCGCTGCCGACCGACATGTTCTACAACACCGGAATCTCGACCTACATTTGGATCCTCGACAACAACAAGCCCGCCGAACGGCAGGACACAGTCCAACTCATCAACGGTGCGGACATGTTCGGGAAGATGCGAAAGTCGCTGGGGTCGAAGCGTAAGTACCTTCGCGATGAGGATATCCAGCAGATCGTGCAGCTCTACGCCGAGCACATCGACGATCCGGGTTCTGACGAGCGAGCGTCGGTGTCGAAGGTGTTCGCCAACGCTGACTTCGGGTATCGCACCATCACCGTCGAGCGCCCACTTCAGTTCGAATTCCGGATCGACGACACCAAGATCGATGCTGTCCTGGCCACAAAGGCTGTCTCGAAACTCGCCGACGACGAGCAGGAAGCGATCCGGAAGTCGCTCACCTACCTCGCGGATTGGGAGTGGTCCAACCGCGATGCCTTCGTCGCTGACCTCAGAGACGCTCTGCGTGACAACGGCTTCGGCAAACCTGGTGCCCCGATTGTGAAAACGGTCTGGTCGACAATCGGCGAGCACTCCGATGCTGGGGACGTCATCACCGACCGCCACGGCAACCCCGAACCCGACCCCGCACTCCGCGACACCGAGAACGTGCCACTCAGCGAGGACGTCGCTGAGTACTTCGAACGCGAAGTGCTGCCGCATGTGCCCGACGCGTGGATCGACCACGACAAGACCAAGATCGGCTACGAGATCCCCTTCACCCGACACTTCTACCGTTACGTGCCGCCGAGGCCTCTCGAGGAGATCCAAAAGGACCTGCGGCAGTTGGTCGGAGAGATTCAGGAGATGCTGAAGGACGTTGGAGCATGA
- a CDS encoding restriction endonuclease subunit S, with amino-acid sequence MSETISLRHLVRNRVEKSDGAPRRFIGLEAVMSGVGRLISADLPLKDASDSLLTRPGDILFGKLRPYLSKTVHIEGGDVSCTGEFLVLEPSEALSSRYLYYLTLSKPWLDTANQTSFGSRMPRTSWEALASMQISCPPRDVQAILAAYLDRETAKIDALIAKQEQLIATLQEDRIATITHAVTRGISVHALRKSAAEWLERIPTHWKVMPFVRCTIDRVDYRGATPRKTDSGVQLITARNVKQGWIDYGISEEYVDDAEYEQVMRRGIPQLGDLLLTMEAPLGNVALVDRTDIALAQRIIKFRMNPNVIIPEFTRYVLLSAWFQAQLISRATGSTALGLKASKLPELKVTVPPVAEQKEITAFLDDRESSIGHLKRASEISIATLREYRAALITDAVTGKIDVRETV; translated from the coding sequence ATGAGCGAGACTATTTCACTTCGTCACCTAGTGAGGAATCGCGTAGAGAAGTCGGACGGGGCCCCGCGGCGTTTCATCGGGCTTGAGGCCGTGATGTCGGGTGTGGGGAGGCTGATCTCAGCTGACTTACCGCTTAAGGACGCTTCGGACTCTCTCCTAACACGGCCTGGTGACATTCTCTTCGGCAAGCTGCGCCCTTACCTGTCAAAGACGGTTCATATCGAAGGCGGCGATGTTTCGTGCACAGGGGAATTTCTAGTGCTCGAACCATCTGAGGCTCTGAGTTCTCGATACCTTTACTACCTCACGCTGTCGAAACCTTGGCTCGATACTGCAAATCAGACGTCGTTCGGTTCCAGGATGCCAAGGACGTCGTGGGAGGCGCTCGCGTCTATGCAGATCTCGTGTCCGCCGCGTGACGTGCAGGCGATTTTGGCAGCCTACCTTGACCGCGAGACAGCGAAGATTGATGCGCTGATCGCCAAGCAGGAGCAGTTGATCGCTACCTTGCAGGAAGACCGCATCGCAACTATTACCCACGCGGTGACGCGCGGAATTAGTGTTCACGCGCTACGAAAGTCCGCTGCGGAGTGGCTCGAGAGGATTCCTACGCATTGGAAGGTTATGCCGTTTGTCAGGTGTACGATCGATCGAGTCGATTACCGTGGTGCTACGCCGAGGAAGACTGACTCTGGTGTGCAACTTATCACTGCGAGGAATGTCAAGCAGGGATGGATCGACTACGGAATATCTGAAGAATATGTCGACGATGCAGAGTACGAACAGGTCATGCGTCGCGGAATCCCTCAACTCGGCGATCTTCTGCTAACCATGGAAGCGCCACTCGGAAACGTGGCCCTCGTGGATCGGACGGATATTGCGCTCGCGCAGCGAATTATTAAGTTTCGTATGAACCCAAATGTCATAATTCCTGAATTTACTAGGTATGTGTTGCTCAGTGCCTGGTTTCAGGCACAGTTAATATCACGGGCAACTGGGTCAACGGCGCTGGGGCTGAAGGCCAGCAAGTTGCCTGAGCTGAAGGTAACGGTCCCGCCGGTCGCGGAGCAGAAAGAAATCACCGCCTTCCTGGATGATCGCGAATCGTCGATCGGCCACCTCAAGCGGGCGAGTGAAATCTCCATAGCGACTCTGCGCGAATACCGCGCCGCCCTGATCACCGATGCCGTGACCGGCAAAATCGACGTGCGGGAGACGGTCTGA
- a CDS encoding type I restriction endonuclease: protein MPQHHEVVLETEICEYLAERGWLYSPNDAGYDQQSALFREDIFGWLADTQPHELAKRIKPELTGRARTDAEGKVLATLSKRLDADLKSGGGTLNVLRNGFKDLNAKFSMCQFKPNTTLNETTAKRYEAVRLRVMRQVHYSSKNSNAIDLVLFVNGIPVATVELKTNYTGQSITDAVRQYKKDRPPKGEPLLEFGRRAVVHFAVSNSEVQMTTKLAGDSTFFLPFNRGDRGHAGNPANSDGSPAAYLWEQIWDRDTWLDILGRFMHLQIEEKVDPSAELRGGAPSRRFAKRRCCSLGSISGMQSPS, encoded by the coding sequence ATGCCGCAGCACCACGAGGTGGTTCTCGAGACCGAGATCTGTGAGTACTTGGCCGAGCGCGGCTGGCTGTACTCGCCGAACGATGCGGGCTACGACCAGCAGTCGGCGCTGTTCCGGGAGGACATCTTCGGATGGCTCGCCGACACCCAACCCCACGAACTCGCGAAACGTATCAAACCCGAACTTACGGGTAGGGCGCGTACGGATGCCGAGGGCAAAGTGCTGGCGACCCTGTCAAAGCGTCTTGATGCGGACTTGAAGTCCGGTGGCGGTACGTTGAACGTTCTGCGTAACGGGTTCAAAGATCTCAACGCCAAGTTCTCGATGTGTCAGTTCAAGCCGAACACCACATTGAACGAGACGACCGCGAAACGCTATGAAGCGGTGCGCCTTCGGGTGATGCGGCAGGTGCACTACTCGTCGAAGAACTCGAATGCCATCGACCTGGTGCTGTTCGTCAACGGAATTCCCGTGGCCACAGTCGAACTCAAGACAAATTACACCGGACAGAGCATCACCGATGCGGTACGGCAGTACAAGAAGGATCGGCCACCGAAGGGTGAGCCGTTGTTGGAGTTCGGTCGGCGGGCGGTGGTGCATTTCGCGGTGTCCAACAGCGAGGTGCAGATGACCACCAAGCTGGCCGGCGACTCGACGTTCTTCCTACCGTTCAATCGGGGCGATCGCGGACATGCCGGCAACCCAGCCAATTCCGATGGCTCACCGGCGGCGTACCTGTGGGAACAGATCTGGGATCGCGATACCTGGCTGGATATCCTTGGGCGGTTCATGCATCTCCAGATCGAGGAGAAGGTCGACCCTTCGGCGGAGCTCAGGGGCGGGGCGCCGTCAAGAAGGTTCGCAAAGAGGCGATGCTGTTCCCTCGGTTCCATCAGTGGGATGCAGTCACCAAGCTGA